The Effusibacillus pohliae DSM 22757 genome includes the window CTGGGTCATGATCAACGGGATTTTGTCGTAATAGTAGTCGCCAGGCTGCGAGACGGGCCCCAATTTGGAATCGGCTTTGACGGGGCGGACCGACTGGCTGTGGCACCAAAAGCACCCTTCCCGGATGTACACCACGCGCCCGCGCGCTTCCGCCGAGTTAGCGGGATAATTTTTCAGCTTGGCCGTTGCGGTCGGAGTGTTGACCGATTTATCGAAAAACGGCAGCACGCACGTTCCCAGAACCCCGATCAGAAAAAGAGCGAATGCTCCGCCGAGCAGGACTCCCACGTGTTTCTCGGATTGGTTCGCCATCGCCGATCACCTCGTTGTTGTTGGAATGGTGCGGATCTTTACCGCAGGGCGGGCAGAGGATCTTCGGTCGGAACTTGCTGGCCGGCAGTCACCGTTTTGTAGATATTCCAGGCGAAGACGATTTGCCCGAGGAACATCAAGCTGCCGCCGACCGCCCGTGCGATCAGGTACATGTGTAACGATTCCACGATCCGGACAAAAGCGGCTCCCACCTGATTCCCGTCCATCCAGCCGAACCCTTGCAAAATCCCGGCCAGCCACATGGAAAACCCGAAGATCAAAAATCCCACCACCGACAGCCAGTAATGCCAGTTCATTAGCGCCAGGCTGTAGATTTTGCGGCCGATGATCCGCGGCAACGTATAGTAATAACCGGCGAACGCGACCAGTGAAAACCCGGCGAACAGCGGCATATGGGCATGGCCGACCGTCCAATAGGTGAAGTGCAGGATCGCGTTCGGTGCCATCAGAGACTGGAACGGTCCCTGGATGCAGGCGAGAAAATAGAACAGGGCGCCGGAGATGAGGAATTTCAGCTCGATGTTTTCCGAGATTTTGTACCAGGCGCCTTTCATCGTGCCGATCACATTGGCCAGCACCGTCCAAACCGGAATGATCAGCAGCACGCTGGGAATGATCCCCGCTTTCATCAGCCACAGCGGGATCGGCCCATTGACCAGGTGGTGCGGTCCGTTCCAGATGTAGAAGGCGCCGATCGTCCAGAATCCGATCAGTGACAGTTTGTGGCTCCAAATCGGATTGCCTGTCAGCTTGGGCAGCAGGTAGTAAATCGTGCCGACACCGACCGGAGTGAACCACATTCCGATGATGTTATGCACCCATGTGTAAGCGATCGACGCTTGAGCGATTCCGGACAGATAAGCGCCGGGAATGTTCCCGACGATGTAAATCATCGGCAGCCACACCATCGTTCCAAGAAAATACCAGAGCGTTACATACAAAATCCGTTCCTTCCGGTTGATGATCGTCCTCATCAGGTTATATACCATCAGCCCGATGACCAGGATGATCGGAATATCAATCACCAGCGGCATCTCCGAATATTCGACCGGCACTTGCCTGCCCAAAAACAACATCACCGCTCCGATCGCGTAGACGATGTTCCAGGCCCATGCGGTGAACACTCCGAGCCGTTCGCTGTACAGCGGAGCTTTCGTCAGCACGGGAATGATGTAAAACCACATTGCAAAAAAAGCGGGCGTCAACCAGCCGAACAGCACTGTGTTCGTATGAATCGGCCGCAGCCGACCGTACGTGAAGTATTCCTGCCACCAATGATTGATCGCCAAAAAATTGGGATTGACCGATTTCAGCGCCACCAGCAGGGCGATGATCATCCCGAGCAGCAGCCAGAAAATCGAGGTGTACATAAAAGTTTTCGCAGTCGTGTACGGCCGCAGGGTAGCAGTAGACATTGCGATTCTCCCTTCCGTTCAGTTAGCGTCCTTGTGGTTTCGAACAAAGTTTTTCCTGAATCGGAGAAATTATGTACGAATCGGCATTCGCCCGATGTGCGGCAGCATTCGGGGGAGAAATTTAACGATGAAGTCTCCAGGCAAACGGGGTTGACGAAACGGACGATCCGCTATTACGAGGAGATCGGCTTGATCGATCTGCCGGAACGCATAGAGGGAGGCCACGCACTGGGAGGTTCCAGGAATTTGACTATTTTCTTTAACGGCCGGATGATGTACAATTTTGGGGGGTGATCAACATGAAAAGCAGTTTGAAAGCAAATTTTCTTCCGTATGCAGCACTGCTTCTGGTACCTGTTTTGACCATGTTGCTCGTGCAGCCCGAAGTGTTTGGCTTCCCGGCAAAGGACAAAACGTTGGAAGCGATGGCGATTGTGGACAGCTACATAATTGACAAGCAAAGCGCCCGCGGCATCGAAGGGCTCGGCTATATGGAACTGGCGCAAGAGCTGCGGGAAACGGTCGCCAACATGGACGAGGAGAAGAAAAAGGCGTTCCTGGAGCTGGCCGATTCGATCGAGAAAAAATACGAAGTGAAAGACATCCAAAAACAATACGACGAGTTGAAAAACAAGCTGAAAAAATAACGGGCCGCAGACAGCGGATTCCGGTGAGAAAGAAAATGGCTCGGGGAGTTCCGAGCCATTTTTTAACGAGAAATCAACTCTGCCAACTCAAGCAAGGACTGCACCGTATAATCCGGTTTCACTCCAAGTTCCTCCGTGACGCTACCTGTCCGGTTGATCCACCCGACCGTGAAGCCGAACGATTTGGCTCCTGCCACATCCCAACCGTTTGAAGAAACGAACAGGACATTCGCTTTCGGGATTCCGAGCCGGTCGACCGCGAGTTGATACACCCGCGGATCGGGTTTGTACGTTTTCAGCATGTCGACGCTTAAAATATCGGTGAAGTACGCTCGCAAACCGGCATTTTCAACAACCGTCCGCAGCATCGGTACCGTTCCGTTGGACAGAATCAGAAGCGGATTCGGTTGAAATGCTTGCAACGCTTGCAGCACATCCGGGTAGGGAGCCAGCCCGAGATAGGCATTCGCCAGCCGGTCGATCGTCTCCCGGGTATAGGGCAATTCGAATTTGCTTAATGTAAACCGCAGGGAGTCGCGGTTGACCGTTTCAAAATCCTCGTAGCGCCGCATGAGGGCTCGCAGCCACGTGTATTCCAGCTGTTTTTGCCGCCATGTTTGGCTGATCAACGCTCCCCGGCCGGGGTACATTTGTTCACAGGCGGCGATCACCGAGTGGACGTCAAACAATGTTCCGTATGCGTCAAACACGACCGCTTCCAGCATCGAACAGAAACCTCCCGCGAAACTGTATTTTATCTGAATTTTATCTGGGCGCTACAGCAGAACACCTTCCCGGCGGATCGTGGCCAACTGGGGTGTGGTTTACAGCAGAAACGGCGTGCCCAGCAGCGCCCGCCTGACGGTGATGCGGTTTTTTTCTTCGATTTCCGCCCGGCGGGGAATCGGCGGGAACAGGTCTGGC containing:
- a CDS encoding cbb3-type cytochrome c oxidase subunit II → MANQSEKHVGVLLGGAFALFLIGVLGTCVLPFFDKSVNTPTATAKLKNYPANSAEARGRVVYIREGCFWCHSQSVRPVKADSKLGPVSQPGDYYYDKIPLIMTQRTGPDLTWVGSRYSPEWQYQHLNNPQKFYKGSIMPRYNYLSEQDKRDLVAYLMSLKPAPSQKSGAAAGRLGGSP
- a CDS encoding cbb3-type cytochrome c oxidase subunit I, with protein sequence MSTATLRPYTTAKTFMYTSIFWLLLGMIIALLVALKSVNPNFLAINHWWQEYFTYGRLRPIHTNTVLFGWLTPAFFAMWFYIIPVLTKAPLYSERLGVFTAWAWNIVYAIGAVMLFLGRQVPVEYSEMPLVIDIPIILVIGLMVYNLMRTIINRKERILYVTLWYFLGTMVWLPMIYIVGNIPGAYLSGIAQASIAYTWVHNIIGMWFTPVGVGTIYYLLPKLTGNPIWSHKLSLIGFWTIGAFYIWNGPHHLVNGPIPLWLMKAGIIPSVLLIIPVWTVLANVIGTMKGAWYKISENIELKFLISGALFYFLACIQGPFQSLMAPNAILHFTYWTVGHAHMPLFAGFSLVAFAGYYYTLPRIIGRKIYSLALMNWHYWLSVVGFLIFGFSMWLAGILQGFGWMDGNQVGAAFVRIVESLHMYLIARAVGGSLMFLGQIVFAWNIYKTVTAGQQVPTEDPLPALR
- a CDS encoding haloacid dehalogenase type II, producing the protein MLEAVVFDAYGTLFDVHSVIAACEQMYPGRGALISQTWRQKQLEYTWLRALMRRYEDFETVNRDSLRFTLSKFELPYTRETIDRLANAYLGLAPYPDVLQALQAFQPNPLLILSNGTVPMLRTVVENAGLRAYFTDILSVDMLKTYKPDPRVYQLAVDRLGIPKANVLFVSSNGWDVAGAKSFGFTVGWINRTGSVTEELGVKPDYTVQSLLELAELISR